The following proteins come from a genomic window of Verrucomicrobiia bacterium:
- a CDS encoding ribonuclease HII encodes MSAKFWKRLSHEQTLWQQGLTLVAGVDEAGCGPLAGPVVAAAVVFPRAWLQTGLCSKLRGLNDSKQLTEEQRERYFAILGSLPEIRYAIASVDAEMIDRINIRQAAWRAMNLALDQIEPRPQHALIDGLRIKWLPYPQTALVQGDARSYSIAAASVLAKVTRDRMMVEFEKRFPGYGFAQHKGYSTPGHLAAIQQRGPCPIHRRSFFPFRPVETELDLFS; translated from the coding sequence ATGAGCGCGAAGTTTTGGAAGCGGCTTTCCCACGAGCAAACGCTATGGCAGCAGGGCCTCACGCTGGTTGCGGGCGTGGACGAGGCGGGCTGCGGCCCGCTGGCAGGGCCGGTCGTAGCGGCGGCCGTTGTGTTTCCACGGGCCTGGCTCCAAACCGGCTTGTGCTCCAAACTGCGGGGCCTGAACGATTCCAAGCAATTGACTGAAGAACAACGCGAGAGGTATTTCGCAATCCTTGGTTCGCTGCCGGAGATTCGCTACGCCATCGCCAGCGTGGATGCCGAGATGATCGACCGGATCAATATCCGGCAGGCAGCCTGGCGCGCGATGAACCTGGCTCTGGACCAGATCGAGCCTCGTCCGCAACACGCCCTGATCGACGGGCTCAGGATCAAGTGGCTGCCTTACCCCCAGACCGCCTTGGTCCAGGGCGATGCGCGCAGCTACTCGATAGCTGCCGCCAGCGTTCTGGCAAAGGTCACCCGCGACCGGATGATGGTAGAATTCGAAAAGCGCTTCCCAGGGTACGGTTTCGCCCAGCACAAAGGTTATTCCACTCCCGGTCATCTCGCCGCTATCCAGCAGCGCGGCCCGTGCCCAATCCATCGCCGGAGTTTCTTTCCCTTTCGGCCTGTGGAGACCGAGTTGGACCTGTTTTCCTGA
- a CDS encoding class I SAM-dependent methyltransferase → MKPVLRCCPVCGQGAYEPSLQKGQLSLVRCLECSMVYCNPVSGQFASGEYYDQAGAGYYLTPAKLEGDYSEARFRRELRLFRKHCHGGAILDVGCSTGGFLYQLGRRFPGSYDVLGLDASGPALDYAASRGIPVARGQFLEEDFGSKQFDAVSFWAVLEHLLDPKAFLEKACAILKPGGLCLVLVPNMESLAARMLGGHYRYIYPQHLNYFTRPTLRRLAGSRFAVIELRTTHFNPIILWQDWRSGGQEVQDSQRAALLQRTTAYKQNPLLKPAHALYWLAERLLSAFDLADNLVCVLRKTGPTRSPQAERERNSGDGLGTGRAAG, encoded by the coding sequence ATGAAACCAGTCCTGCGTTGCTGTCCGGTATGCGGCCAAGGCGCTTACGAGCCCTCTCTGCAAAAGGGTCAACTCTCCCTGGTTCGTTGCCTCGAGTGTTCGATGGTTTATTGCAACCCGGTTTCGGGGCAATTCGCATCGGGAGAGTACTATGATCAGGCAGGCGCAGGTTATTACCTGACGCCCGCGAAGCTGGAGGGAGACTACTCGGAGGCGCGTTTCCGCCGCGAACTACGGCTGTTTCGGAAGCACTGCCACGGCGGCGCAATCCTGGATGTGGGCTGTTCCACGGGCGGGTTTCTCTACCAGCTCGGGCGGCGTTTTCCCGGCAGTTATGATGTGCTGGGGCTCGATGCCAGCGGCCCGGCGCTCGATTATGCCGCTTCCCGCGGTATCCCCGTGGCTCGGGGGCAGTTCCTGGAAGAGGATTTCGGGTCGAAACAATTCGACGCGGTAAGTTTCTGGGCTGTTCTCGAGCACCTGCTGGACCCGAAGGCATTTCTGGAAAAGGCCTGCGCGATTCTCAAACCAGGGGGCCTTTGTTTAGTCCTGGTGCCCAACATGGAATCACTCGCTGCGCGGATGCTGGGCGGCCATTACCGGTACATTTACCCGCAACATTTGAATTACTTTACAAGACCGACGTTGCGGAGATTGGCCGGGAGCCGGTTCGCGGTGATTGAACTGCGGACGACGCATTTCAACCCGATTATCCTTTGGCAGGATTGGCGCAGCGGAGGCCAGGAGGTCCAGGATAGCCAACGCGCCGCGCTGCTTCAGAGGACCACTGCCTATAAACAAAACCCGCTGCTCAAACCGGCCCATGCGCTCTATTGGCTGGCCGAACGCCTGTTGAGCGCGTTTGATTTGGCCGACAACCTGGTCTGCGTGCTCAGGAAAACAGGTCCAACTCGGTCTCCACAGGCCGAAAGGGAAAGAAACTCCGGCGATGGATTGGGCACGGGCCGCGCTGCTGGATAG